The Papio anubis isolate 15944 chromosome 1, Panubis1.0, whole genome shotgun sequence genome window below encodes:
- the KDF1 gene encoding keratinocyte differentiation factor 1, translated as MPRPGHPRPASGPPRLGPWERPTELCLETYDKPPQPPPSRRTRRPDPKDPGHHGPESITFISGSAEPATETPACCLLWRPWVWEWCRAAFCFRRCRDCLQRCGACVRGCSPCLSTEDSTEGAAEANWTKEHNGVPPSPDRAPPSRRDGQRLKSTMGSSFSYPDVKLKGIPVYPYPRATSLAPDADSCCKEPLADPPPMRHSLPSTLVSSPRGSEEYYSFHESDLDLPEMGSGSMSSREIDVLIFKKLTELFSVHQIDELAKCTSDTVFLEKTSKISDLISSITQDYHLDEQDAEGRLVRGIIRISTRKSRARPQTSEGRSTRAAAPTTAAPDSGHETMVGSGLSQDELTVQISQETTADAIARKLRPYGAPGYPASHDSSFQGTDTDSSGAPLLQVYC; from the exons ATGCCCCGCCCTGGACACCCCCGCCCAGCATCTGGGCCTCCACGCTTGGGACCCTGGGAGCGGCCAACAGAGCTATGTCTGGAGACATATGATAAACCACCTCAGCCCCCACCAAGCCGCCGCACCCGTAGACCAGACCCCAAGGACCCTGGTCACCATGGGCCAGAGAGCATTACCTTCATCTCTGGCTCTGCTGAGCCGGCCACTGAGACCCCTGCCTGCTGCCTGCTCTGGCGACCCTGGGTGTGGGAGTGGTGCCGGGCTGCCTTCTGTTTCCGCCGCTGCCGGGATTGCCTCCAGCGCTGTGGAGCCTGTGTGCGGGGCTGCAGCCCCTGCCTTTCTACTGAGGACTCCACTGAGGGGGCTGCCGAAGCCAACTGGACCAAGGAGCACAATGGAGTGCCCCCTAGCCCTGACCGTGCACCCCCCAGCCGGCGGGATGGCCAGCGACTCAAGTCAACCATGGGCAGCAGCTTCAGCTATCCCGACGTTAAGCTCAAAGGCATCCCTGTGTATCCCTATCCCAGGGCCACCTCCCTAGCACCTGATGCGGACTCCTGCTGCAAGGAGCCACTGGCCGATCCCCCACCCATGCGACACAGCCTGCCCAGCACCCTTGTCAGTAGTCCTCGTGGCTCTGAGGAGTACTACTCTTTCCATGAGTCGGACCTGGACCTGCCCGAGATGGGCAGTGGCTCCATGTCGAGCCGAGAGATTGATGTGCTCATCTTCAAGAAGCTGACAGAGCTGTTCAGCGTACACCAGATCGATGAGCTGGCCAAGTGCACATCAGACACTGTGTTCCTGGAGAAGACCAGTAAGATCTCGGACCTTATCAGCAGCATCACGCAGGACTACCACCTGGATGAGCAGGATGCTGAGGGCCGCCTGGTACGCGGGATCATTCGCATTAGTACCCGAAAGAGCCGTGCTCGCCCACAGACCTCGGAGGGTCGTTCAACTCGGGCTGCTGCCCCCACCACTGCTGCCCCTGACAGTGGCCATGAGACCATGGTGGGCTCAGGTCTCAGCCAGGATG AGCTGACAGTGCAGATCTCCCAGGAGACGACTGCAGATGCCATCGCCCGGAAGCTGAGGCCTTATGGAGCTCCAG GGTACCCAGCCAGCCATGACTCATCCTTCCAGGGCACCGACACAGACTCATCGGGGGCACCCTTGCTCCAGGTGTACTGCTAA